A stretch of Nitrospinota bacterium DNA encodes these proteins:
- a CDS encoding TraR/DksA family transcriptional regulator: protein MNKKKLDQFRSQLESIRSELLGDVERSNHSVKEGDIGQIADISDDAARAYNRQLEGELGEQEWKKLKQVDVAIEKIDEGEYGVCSECENTIPEARLQIVPYAEFCTQCLSKMEENIKVTNNIVDNQFGEN from the coding sequence AATTAGATCAGTTTCGTTCACAATTGGAATCTATAAGGTCTGAGTTGCTCGGAGATGTTGAAAGATCAAATCACAGCGTGAAAGAAGGCGATATCGGGCAAATTGCTGACATTAGTGATGATGCGGCACGTGCCTACAACCGCCAACTGGAAGGTGAACTGGGTGAACAGGAATGGAAAAAACTCAAACAGGTGGATGTAGCCATTGAAAAGATCGATGAAGGCGAATATGGGGTTTGCTCGGAATGTGAAAACACGATCCCGGAAGCAAGATTACAAATTGTCCCTTACGCAGAATTCTGCACCCAATGTCTGAGTAAAATGGAAGAAAACATTAAGGTCACAAACAATATTGTTGATAACCAGTTTGGAGAAAATTAA